The DNA segment ACCTCTGCCCCCATATCAGCTAACATCATAGTTGCAAATGGGCCGGGTAATAACGTTGAGAAATCGAGAACTTTAAGAGATTTTAATGGCATGGGTTTGTCTATCCGCTTAATTAAATTAATGGCGACAAATTAAGCGAGAACAACTTTAACTACAATGACAAAATAACACCAATCTATGAACAAATCTTACTTTATCTCTTATCGAACAGCGGAGCTAGCCCTTAAGTATTTGATGACTGATAAGATTTTGGAGACGACCCAGTCCAGCGCTTAAATGCTCGGGCAAAATTATTATAGTTTGAAAAACCAAGTAAATGGCTAATGTCCGTTAAAGACAAATCAGAATTAGGTACGTAATCTAATGCTAATTCTTGCCGACAATCTTCCGTTAAACTCCTAAAGTTATATTCATGGCTTGCCAGCCGTCTTTGTAATGTCCTTTCGCTCATATGCAAGCGAGCAGCAATATTAGTAATAGATGCTTCATCGGTCGCTAAATTCTGTTTCACCAAAATTTTCACTTGATCAATCAAATGATACTTATCAATTTTTTTTAGTCCGTCCTTTAATGCTTTAGTTGACACAGTAGGCAATAAACCAGAAGCAAGGCCAGTGATATTTGAAACCTTACGTTCGAGCAAGTCTTTAGCAAAAACCATTTCTAACTTATTGGCTGAAACCTCAACTGGACAGCGAAAAAAACGTTGAAAATAGGTTTTATCTTTAATTTCAGGATATGGAACTTTCATAGAAATTGGCGAAAAGTCGTCACCGTAATGCTGCCGACACATGGTAATAAAAGCTGAAAAGAAAGCGTCAATATTGGCTTTTGGTACTTCAAGATTAGTTAAAACGTTAATTTGTAAACGATAACCTGCCTTAATTCTAACTAAATACATTCTCGCCGCATTTGAAAACAAACGGAAAAAACGAAACATAGTTTCCATACCTTCTAATGGCGTTTGGGTTAACCCCATTGAAGGCCCTAAAATATTGAATATTTTAGGGCTGGCAAATCGACCTGCTTTAATACCTACATTTTCATCCAAGGTTAAGTCATATAGCTTTTGCCAAAGCATACAGGAAACCTTATTTTGGACCTGATAGCCAATATCGCCAAGTCTAGCAACATCAACACCTTCATCAGCGAAAAACCCTATTTGATCAATTTCATATTCATCTAATAGCGGTAGCATCATTAATAAATATGTGGCCGAAACATAGATAAGATCTTCATCATCGGCAGTTGTTAAATGGTCAAACTGAGATTGAAACTTGGGCACTATTAAAAATTTCCAATTGAAAACAATTCTCATACTCTAACATCCTTGTCGCCTCAAGAGTACCCCGTTGTCGTCTCAAGAGTATTTGAAAATGATAATCAAATGTAACATCAGCTCAATTCCTAGCACACATCAGTTTAACAAAATTGCTAGTTCAATGAATTTAAAAACAATTATAAAAATCAAACATCACGGATTAATATTTATAAATCATGAAGTTAATAACACAGTTAAAAAAGCATAAAGACTCTTATTTGCAGTCGCCTATGCCGTCAAAACAAGAAAGAATTAAACGCTTACAATCATTAAAAGTTGCTTTATTAGAGCACCAAGATGAGTTGTGTGCTGCTTTAAATAATGATTTTGGACAACGCAGCAGCACAGAATCACAACTCCTTGATATTTTACCAACCATCAATTACATCAATTATTCATGTAAAAAACTTAAAGGTTGGATGAAATCAGAAAAGCGCCATTCAGGTTTATTGTTAGGCGGCGCTAAAGTCAAAGTAATGTACCAGCCTCTAGGTGTAGTAGGCATCATTGGCTCTTGGAATGCCCCCCTCACGGTAACACTTGCACCGTTGGTAACGGCTATATCAGCGGGTAACCATGCAATGATCAAAATGTCTGAATTTAACCCTTCTACTAATAAGGTTGTTGCAAAAATTATTGCACAAGCATTTGATCAACACTTAGTATCAATGGTTGAAGGTGAAGCAAGTGTATCAGCTGAATTCTCACAACTACCATTTGATCATTTAGTTTTTACCGGCTCTACCACTGTCGGTAAACATGTTATGAGCGCTGCAGCTAAAAACTTAACGCCAGTAACACTTGAGCTTGGCGGTAAATGTCCAGTAATTATTGGTGAAGACATGGACATTGATGATGCGGTTAGTCGTATTGTATTTGGTAAAGCCTTTAATTCCGGCCAAATTTGTTTAGCTCCAGATTACATTTTCTGTCCAGCGGATAAAGAAAATGAATTCATACAAGCCTATTGTAAAAAGTTTCAACAATTGTTTCCTGATTTTGTTAACAATAAAGATCACACCAGTATTCATAGTGATCGTCATTTCCAACGTTTTCAACATTTATTAAATGATGCGAAACAAAAAGGCGCAACAATCACGTCAGCCAATAATATCGAAGGTAATGCTGCGACTCGCTTAATGGCTACTCACTTAGTATCCAATGTTTCTGATGACATGCAATTGATGCAAGAAGAAATTTTTGGTCCGATTTTACCAATTAAAACTTATAAAAATTTAGAAGAAGTTTCCTCATACATTAACAATAAAACCAGCCCTCTTGGCCTTTACATTATGACCTTTAATAAAAAGAGCCAACAATATCTTCTAGAGAACACTCATTCTGGAGGGGTCAGCATTAACGAAGTGTTGTTCCATGCAATGTGTGATGATGCTCCGTTTGGTGGCGTTGGAGAATCAGGCATTGGTCATTATCACGGACCAGAAGGCTTTAAAGCCCTCTCAAAAGCAAAAACAGTGCTGACTCGTGGAAAATTTTATCCAGGTAAATGGACTAGCCCCCCTTATAACAACAGCTTAATTAAGCCAATAGTAAAGTTCTTACTGCGTAGTTAATTTAAAAAATACTCAGCAGAAAATTTAATAACAACAATAAAACAAAATTTATCAACAAGAGAAAAACTATGCATGATTATATAATAATTGGCGGTGGTTCAGCTGGTGCTGTCCTTGCCAACCGCCTTAGTGAAGATAAAGACATTAGCGTATGTCTA comes from the Thalassotalea nanhaiensis genome and includes:
- a CDS encoding AraC family transcriptional regulator, encoding MPKFQSQFDHLTTADDEDLIYVSATYLLMMLPLLDEYEIDQIGFFADEGVDVARLGDIGYQVQNKVSCMLWQKLYDLTLDENVGIKAGRFASPKIFNILGPSMGLTQTPLEGMETMFRFFRLFSNAARMYLVRIKAGYRLQINVLTNLEVPKANIDAFFSAFITMCRQHYGDDFSPISMKVPYPEIKDKTYFQRFFRCPVEVSANKLEMVFAKDLLERKVSNITGLASGLLPTVSTKALKDGLKKIDKYHLIDQVKILVKQNLATDEASITNIAARLHMSERTLQRRLASHEYNFRSLTEDCRQELALDYVPNSDLSLTDISHLLGFSNYNNFARAFKRWTGSSPKSYQSSNT
- a CDS encoding coniferyl aldehyde dehydrogenase, which codes for MKLITQLKKHKDSYLQSPMPSKQERIKRLQSLKVALLEHQDELCAALNNDFGQRSSTESQLLDILPTINYINYSCKKLKGWMKSEKRHSGLLLGGAKVKVMYQPLGVVGIIGSWNAPLTVTLAPLVTAISAGNHAMIKMSEFNPSTNKVVAKIIAQAFDQHLVSMVEGEASVSAEFSQLPFDHLVFTGSTTVGKHVMSAAAKNLTPVTLELGGKCPVIIGEDMDIDDAVSRIVFGKAFNSGQICLAPDYIFCPADKENEFIQAYCKKFQQLFPDFVNNKDHTSIHSDRHFQRFQHLLNDAKQKGATITSANNIEGNAATRLMATHLVSNVSDDMQLMQEEIFGPILPIKTYKNLEEVSSYINNKTSPLGLYIMTFNKKSQQYLLENTHSGGVSINEVLFHAMCDDAPFGGVGESGIGHYHGPEGFKALSKAKTVLTRGKFYPGKWTSPPYNNSLIKPIVKFLLRS